The DNA window AGTTTTATCATTTTAAGGAGGAGATCGCATGAACTGGCCATTAGAAGCATTTCTCAGTTTTTTGGCTGCCGGCGCGTTCGGCGTCATCTTCAATACGCCACGTAGAACGCTGGTCAGCTGTGGACTGGTCGGCATGAGTGGCTGGCTCATTTACCGCACATTTTTCCTGGCCTTTGGAGACTCGGTGCAGGCATCTTTTGCCGGTGCATTTGTTGTCTCTATTGTAGCGCATTTGCTGGCTAAAAAATTCCGTATGCCGATGATTATTTTTAGTATCGCCGGAATTATTCCATTAGTACCGGGGAGCAAGGCGTATAATGCGATGCGGAATATTGTTGAACATAATTATCTAGAAGCCATCTCATTTGCTTCTGAAGCATTGATGGTTTCGGGTGCTGTTGCAATGGGCCTGGTCTTTGCAGAAGTAATGATGCAACTGTTTTTCAAGCGGCAGGCAAAAAGAATACAAAGAAAAATGGGCCTGACACAAGAATAATTCTTGTTTGTCAGACCCATTTTTAAGTTGTTAAAACGCCTGTTTTTATATTTCGAGCAGTCTTTACGACTTTTGTTTCGAGCGCGTGCGCTTTTCTTTATTGTCTAGCGCAAGCGCCCAGATTCTAGGGTCATAAGTCAATGCGGCAGTGCGGCTGAAAACATGCCGCTTCGCCACATCGCCTTATGCCCGTCGAATCTACATGGGCGCGTGCGCTTTTCTTTTCACCCCAGCCATTTTTCTAGTTCGGTAGCGTTCATTGGGTGCCCGATGATGTAACCTTGTAGGCTGTCGCAGCCCATCGCGCGCAGGAGTTCGAATTGTTCGTTGGTTTCAACGCCTTCAGCAGTTACTTGGAAATCAAGTGATTTGCCGAACTGAATCATACCGTTGATTAATTTTTGGATTTTTTCTTGTTTGGTGATGGACTGAATAATCATTTGGTCTATCTTTATTGAAGATATTGGCAACATGAGCATATAGCGGAACGAAGCATAGCCAGTTCCAAAGTCATCTAATGCAAAGCTTATGCCTTCTTGATGGAGGCTCTTCATCTGTGTCATGATTGACCGTTCTGCTTCTGCTTCTAGCGCAAATTTTTCAGTGATTTCAATCATCAACGAACTTGCTTGACAATCATTAATCTTTAATTGCTCAAGCAGCATCTTCGCCATATCTTTGTCTCTGAATTCGTGAATTGAGGAGTTAATGCTAATTTGCAAATCGATGCCTTTTGATTTCCAGTCTTTTAATTGTCGGCATACCGTTTCAACGACGAAACTTCCAATTTCATTGATTAACCCATTTTCTTCGGCAATCGGTATTAGCTCATCGGGAGTAATCACGCCGATTTCTGAATCGGTCCAACGTACCAATGCCTCTACTCTTTCGACTTTGCCGTTTTCCAAATTGACTTGTGGCTGATACAAAAGCTGCAAATCTTTACGATCTAATGCGTATATTAATCGTTTTTCAATATGTGCTTTTCGGCTCAAGCGCTCATGATCGTCGGATGTCAATGCAGAAATTGCGCTGCCTCCACGATCTTTCACTTTCTTGATGGTCGCATAAGAAGCTTTGATTAGATGCATAAAATTTTGCTGATCTTCCGGATATTTTGTAATGGCTCCACTGACTGTGAGTGGCATGGCTGTTCCACCTAAGTAGATGGGGTGCTGTTGCAAATAATGGAGAAATCCTTCAATAAACCAATTGCTTAATGGCGTTACTAAAGCAAATTCATGTAAACCAGCGCGTGTAATAATAGAATCGGAAAAATACATGCGTAGACGTTTAGTGAATTCAATAAGTAACTCATTTTCAGTAGCTGTGTCCGACACATCACGTAAGGTATAAAAACGGTCAATATCAAGAAAAATAAAGGAGAAATGGCGTCCTTCTTCTATGTATTCATTGACTATCTGCTCAAGACGATGACGATTTTCCAAGCCTGTGACCGGATCGATAAAAGCAATTTCCTCAAGATGCTGTTGAGCTTGTTTAGTGGCTGTAATGTCTTTTTCTAGAAAAATATAATAAGTATCTTCATTAGAAAGTTGCATAGGAATAGCTGTTAGATCTACCCAGTAAAGTTCGCCATCTTTTTTTACTTTTTTTGCTTCGCCGTTCCAAATTTTACCTTCTCGTAAAGTGGTAATAACTGAGTCGACAAAACGGACATCTGTTTCGCTCTCTCCAAACATATGCCATACAGGCTTGCTTAAAATGCGTTTAGGTGTCCATTTACTTAGCTTTAAAAATAATGGATTTGCATAGGTAATTAAAAATTCTTGATCGAAATACAGCATCATGAAAGAATCATCTAAACCATTTCTCAAATGATTTAATTCTTTCGAGGAAGAGTCATCTTTATCTGCTTCATCCATTTCATAGATGGTCATCACAAACTGTTGGTCTTCGAATGTGTAGGATTTAGCTACGACAGTCGTATATGCCTTAATTCCTTCACCTAATTCGATTTCAATATCTTCAAATCTCACCGGTTCCTCGGCATGTAATAACTTATCCCACGAATGCTTGCTTAGAGCTGCCTTCTCAGGATTCATATAAGGAGAGATTTTTCCTGTAACCGCTTCAGATTGTATTTGGAAAACGCGCTCTGCATGCTGGTTACACCACGTAATCAAGCCGTTTTTGTCATTAATGATGATAGGGAAGGGAATATGGTTGAAGACAAGGGTGTCAGTTAGTTTTTTTTGCAGTTCATTCATTCGTTGACGCTCCTTAACCGTAGTTTACTTTCATTATAGAGAAGAAAAGGTCTATCGTCATCCTTTTCCAAATATTCTCTAGTGAGATTTGTAGAATTTTTGCTGTCCTTTCCGCGAAAATCGTGAGAGAATAGGCATAAATCATATGAAAATTGAGGTAAAAAAATGTATAAGAAGTTTTTTGTATTTGTATTCCTACTCTTACTTGTTCCTGTTTCAGTTCAAGCACACACAACTTTATTGTCTTCGACACCTGCTGAAGGCGAGAATATTATGGAAGCTTTAAAAGAAGTACAATTAGTTTTTGGTACAAAAATTGAAGAAGGCAGCACCATGACCATCGAGGGAGAAAGCGGTTCTTTTGAATTTGACCGTATTGTCGTTGGAGATGATTCGTTAGTTGGAACCCTTAATGAAGCATTGCCTAACGGATCTTACCGTATCCTTTGGAATATCATCGGAGAAGATGGTCATCCGATTGAAGGAGAGATTACTTTTGGGGTCTCTATCGAAATTGAAGAAGAAGTGACGCCTGCAGTGGTATCTGAAAAGACAGAAGAGCCAGAAGCAAAAACTACAGCAGCTTCAGAAACAGTAGCGGAAACTCAAACTGAAAGTGACAGCAATCTACTCGTAACAATCTTACTGGTTCTTGCTGCAATTTTAGTGGTTTACGGCATTTATAAATTGCTGTTGAAGAAAAAATGATTTTTTTTACTGGATTTGCTGATGTCTTGTTGTATATTGCTTTTTCCTATCTTGCAGGTTTTGTTGTGTTGCAATTCATACCAGAAGACCGAAAACCGTCGCTGTCTACCTCTAAAGTTTTGTTGCTAATTAGTATTGCAGGAATAGCTTTGCTGTCATTTGTCCCTGTGTTTGAATTGACTGTATTTTTGCAGAGCAGTCAGGGGCTAGTAGAAGCTTATCAAAATGCTATTACTGAGTTTCGAATAGGACAAGGATGGTTAATTACCTTATTGCTTAGTATCATTTTGGCAATAGTAATTTATTTAAATGGCAGCCGTTATATTCAAGCCTTGTATTTGCTTCTACTTATATTAACTGTCGGGTTTTACAGCCACATTTCAACGATTGATCTATGGGTTGGGTTTGCTCTTCATTCAAGTCATATTCTTTTAATGTCGATTTGGACAGGAGTTTTGCTTCACGTAGCGTGGTTTGCAAAAGATGGAGCGAACTGGCGCAAGTTTCTTGTGTGGTTCACGCCACTTGCCTTATTTTGTGTAGCAGGAGTAATTGCCAGCGGAATTATCATTATGTTTTTTTTCGTAGCACCTGCGGATTACACAAATTCTTGGGCCCTGCCGTATGGTCAGTTGCTGTTGCTCAAGCATGTAAGCATCGTACCCGTTTTGCTAGCCGCTCTCATAAATGGTTTTCTTAACAAGAAAAAAGATTTTCAGCCAACCTGGCTAAAGGTCGAGAGCTTACTGTTACTGGTAGTCTTTGTGTTTACAGCTTTTATGAGCAAACAAGCGCCGCCTCATGATGTTAATGATACATTGCGGATTGAAGGAAGCGGCTGGTTTATCGACAAGCTCACAGGTCCGTTTTATATTCCCATTGCTGCCGAGCTCGATGTGACTTTGAACGGCTCTCTACTAATGGGTCTCAGTTTGTTATTACTAGCATTAATGGTTGTCGGCTTTTACCGACAATTAAATACTTGGTTGTCGCTGTTTTTTAGTGTAGGATTTATCAGTTGCTTTTATATAGGATTGATGTTGAATCTGTCGTTTTGAGTAATTACGGGCCAATCTTTCGGGATTGGTTTTTCTATGTGGAGGGATGCGGAGATGGATCGTTTAAAAGGAATTTCAATGATATTGATTGGTGCGATGATGTGGGGAGCAACAGGCCCTTTGATGGAGTGGATAATGAATAATTATGCTATCACGGTGCCGTTTCTTATTACGATACGGCTGTCGGTTGCGGGCTTATTATTGCTATTATTTCTAAAGTTAAAAGGAGTTCATATCACAGCCGTTTTTCGCAATAAATACTGGATCCGACCTTTGCTGATTTTTTCTATTCTTGGAATGCTCGGTGTTCAATATAGTTTTGTTGCGGCCATTGAAGCAAGTAACGCAGTAGTTGCAACGTTAATGCAGTTTCTTGCTCCCGTTTACATTATTGTTTTTGTTTCCATTACTCATAAAAAAATGCCACCTGTTTATCAAATTATCGGGATGCTAGGCACGTTAGCTGGGTTGTTTTTACTGTTAACTAATGGCAAGCCTGACCAACTGATTATTAGCGGAGAAGCTGTTTTTTGGGGGATCTTAGTAGGTCTAGCGTTTACTTTTTATACACTTTATCCTGCGCGTCTTATGCAGGAATGGGGAGTATTAGTTGTTGTCGGTTGGTCAATGCTGTTTGCTGGGATTTTCTTAGGGTTAGTAAATCCAATCTTTTTATCAGATGAATGGCCAATTTTAGCTGAGCCAGCAGTTGCTGTGTCCATACTTGCTATTATTGTTATCGGAACAGCTGCTTTTGTGCTATTCCTCAGCAGCATGCGCTATATTACTGCAGTTGAAACGAGTATTCTTTCGTCACTTGAACCATTGACGGCAATGGTTATTTCAATGTTCTGGTTTGGCCAAGTATTGACGAAGATTCAGTTATTTGGTGCACTGGCAATGCTAGTATTTGTGGCTTGGCTATCGCTTGCTGGAAATCCAAAAAAGGAAAAAAAGCAGGTTGATTTGCCACAAACTATGGAGTAATTCTCCACTATATAGGTTGAACGTATCATTTCCACTCGCTGATATTACGCAAAATAGTTGTATTTTAACTTATTAATAGGATAATTCTTGTCTGGTTTTCTAGTCTGTATTGATTTGAAGAGAACGATGCCTTTTTATAGGCATCGTTTTTCTGGTTTAAAATAGAAATTCCTATTCGATATCAGAAAATTATGGCATACTATTGAGTATAAAGGTTCGAGTTTCGAAACGTTTAGGAGGCATTCACATGAAAACCGTTTTCTCATACGCTAAACCATATAAATTTTACATTGTTATTGCGTTGATTTTAATGCTTCTGGAATTAATAGTTGAATTGATACAGCCACTTGTCATCGCTCGTATCATTGATGAAGGAATTGTTGCGAAAGATCAAGGTGTCATCATTCAATTAGGAATTGTACTGATGGCTTTATCCGTCATCGCTTTTATTTCGGGTATTGTTAACTCGTATTTTGCCGCGCATGCATCACACAGCTTTTCGTTTGATCTCCGACAGGCTCTCTATGGGCGCATTCAATCTTTTTCATTGGCCATGTTCAATAAATTTCCAGCTTCTGGTTTAATCACACGGTTGACCAGTGACATAACGATGGTTCAGCAAGTTCTCTACATGGGATTACGGATTATGCTACGAGCCCCTTTGCTAGTAGTGGGCAGTATGATTATGGCATTTGTCGTTAATCCAAAACTAGCTCTTTATTTAGTCATTGTTTTTCCTATTCTACTAATTTTTCTGTACGTCATGGTTAAAAAAGGCGTTAGCTATTTTGGCTTTGTTCAAAAACGCTTAGACCGTGTTAACCGTATTGTTCAAGAAAACCTGCAAGCAGTGCGGTTGATCAAAGCATATCTACGAGGGAAATATGAATCTAACCGTTTTTCTGAAGTGGCGGGAGCATTAAAAGTTGATACGGTAAAAGCATTCAGGGTTATGGAAATTATTTTGCCGATTTTATTATTTGGCATGAACCTTTCTTTATTGGCGGTTCTATGGTTTGGTGCTTTTGAGATTCGTAGTGGTGGAGCGCAAATTGGTGAATTGGTAGCTATCGTCAACTATGCCATGCGAATGACGGGTGCGTTCTCGATGTTTTCTTTTATCATTATGATTTTTGCACGAGCAAAAGCTTCTTCTGAGCGAATTGAAGAAGTGTTGCTAGCAGAAGATGTTCATGAACAAGATGAAATTGGCGAGGTCAAAGCTATTCGTCGCGGAGAAGTCCGATTTGAGCATGTATCGTTCGCTTATCCTGAAACTGCGCAACCAGTTCTAAAAGACGTTTCTTTCCATTTAAGAGCCAATGAAAAACTGGCAATTATGGGGGCGACAGGATCTGGGAAATCTTCTTTACTGCAACTGCTTCCGCGTTTTTATGACGCGACTGAAGGAACTGTGTCGGTGCACGGCCGGGATGTCACAGAGTGGTCGCTGCGCGCACTGCGCAAAACGATTGGCATTGTGCCACAGCAATCACTGTTATTTACAGGAACAATTTCTAACAATCTCTCATGGGGGAAAGATGAAGTGGCGCAGGATGAACTGGCTGATGCCGCGATTAAAGCTCAGATTCATGAAACCGTCGAGCGTTTCCCCAAAGGATATTTTACACGGGTTGGCCAAAAAGGGGTCAATTTGTCTGGTGGTCAAAAGCAGCGTTTGTCTATAGCGCGTGCTTTGGTACGCAAGCCTTCTATTTTGATTTTAGACGACAGCACGAGTGCACTGGATGTAAAAACCGAAGCTGCATTATGGGCAGAACTGGACCGTGAAAATGCAACGATGCTCATAGTCACTCAAAAAATTCGGACGGCAATGAGAGCAGATTGGATTTTACTACTAGAGGATGGCATCGTGTCAGGTTATGGAACCCATGAACAGCTCATGAGGAGTTCGGAGTTGTATCGTCAAATTACGATGTCCCAACAAGAGGAGGAGGTGGATGAATATGTTTGATGCTATTCGTCGTCCTTTCGGTCATGAACCGATTCTGACAAAAGAAGACTTGAGTAAAAACAAAGAAAAGAAAAATGAACGTGCTGAAAATTGGAAATCGACACTGCTGCGAATTTGGAAGTTAGTGGACGAACAACGAACCTTACTCATTGTAGTGTTGGCGCTCGTTTTTGTCAGCTCATCTCTAGCGTTACTAGGTCCTTATTTAATCGGCTTTATTATTGATCAGTATATTGTCCCGCAAACTTTTGCGGGTATGGGCATTGTGGTGCTATGGTTAATTGTTGTGTATATGGGCCATTCCGCATCTTTGTATTTGCAAAATTTTTGGATGGTGGGAATTGCCCAACAAGTTATTTACCGATTACGAACAAGACTCTTCTCACATCTTCAACGGCTGCCTGTAACTTTTTTTGACAAGCGACAACACGGTGAATTGATGAGTCGGATGACTAATGATATTGAAAATGTTTCTTCGACATTAAATACTTCATTTATCCAAGTGTTTTCAAGTATTTTAACTTTAACGGGTACAGCGATCGTCATGCTAACACTTAGTCCTTTGTTGACGTTATTCACGTTGATTATTATTCCGCTCATGTACATTTCCATTCAATGGATTACGAAACGAACTAGCCGTCTTTATAAAGAGCAACAAAAAGCAATTGGTGAATTAAATGGCATGATTGAGGAAACGATTTCTGGACAAAAAATCATAAAGGCGTTTTCACAAGAACCGCGTGTTATGGAGGATTTCAGAGAAAAAAGTGAACGGCTTCGACACGCTGGATTTTGGGCTTGGACTTATGCTGGATTTATTCCAAAAGTGATGAACTTTCTTAATAACGGAAGCTTTGCTGTAGTAGCTGGTGTAGGAGGAATTCTTGCTTTTAATGGATCCATCTCAATAGGTGTCATCGTTATTTTCACCGAGTATTCACGGCAATTTACGCGGCCGTTAAACGATCTGGCCAACCAGTTTAATACGGTGTTGTCAGCAATAGCAGGGGCTGAGCGTGTTTTCTCGATTATGGATGAGGTAGAAGAAAAAGACGATCAAGTTTTGAATGTGGAGAAAAAATTAGAAGGGCAAGTCGTCTTTGACCAAGTTTCTTTTAAATACGAAGGTTCAGAAGAAGCGTGGACTATTCGCGATGTCAGTTTTACCGTTGGCATTGGTCAAACAGTAGCGCTCGTTGGTGCAACGGGAGCAGGGAAAACGACCGTCATGCAATTGTTAGCACGCTTTTATGATGCCAATAAAGGTGAAATCCGTCTAGATGGCACGCCGATTTCTTTTATGCCTCGCGAAACCTTACGTAAACAAATCGCTTTTGTGTTGCAGGATCCTTTCTTGTTTGAGGCGACGGTCAGCGACAATATCCGCTATGGAAAATTGGACGCGACCGACGAAGAAGTAATAGCCGCCGCAAAAGGTGCCAATGCACACGACTTTATCGCGAACCTGCCGAATGGCTACGATACCATTTTAACTGGAGACGGGTCGATGATTAGTCAAGGACAGAAACAATTGCTGTCAATTGCACGAGCATTGATTGCTGATCCGGTTATTCTATTGCTCGATGAGGCGACGAGCAGTATTGATACCGTTACTGAGCTGAAAATACAAGAAGCACTTGAGCATCTTATGTCGGGCCGAACGAGCTTCGTCATTGCGCACAGATTGAATACCGTTCGAAAAGCTGATTTGGTGCTGGTTATGGAGATGGGAAAACTGGTTGAATCGGGAACACAACAGCAGTTGTTAAATAAAAACGGTATTTATGCCACTATGCTGGCAGATGCGAAGTCATAAAAATGAGTTTCTCCAAGTCAGATTCGCTCTAGTACAGATAGTCTAATTGGAGAAAAAGGTCTGTTCCGGTTAATACGGAACAGGCCTTTTGGTTTAACCGTCTTTATTTGTCCTTTTGAGGCGAATACCGGATTCCGCTACTGTATGATAGGATAAAATACAGGGAGATAGTAAAATTTTTTCTGCAAACCGCTTTAGTGGAATTTAAATTTTTAGGAGGTCGTAAGATGGAATTGTCGTTATCAATCCTTTCATTTCCAGTAGACGAACAAACAGCCAGGGATATGGAGCAGTTGTTGAGCGACTTGCCGACTGAGCATCAAACGGTTCTTCATCCCAACTTGTGGAGAGCTGCTGATTCAAGAGGGTTTGCCGTGATTGCCTACACAGATCAAGAAGAGTTGATTGGCATTGCCGCAGCAGCAGATATGGTCGGGTTGCATCATTATGAATGGTCACTATTTGTTCATCCGGATTACCGAAGACATTCACTTGGAACCGCTCTAGCAGATGGTGTTTCTCATGCCCTGGAACAGCGCCAAGCGGAAAGTAAGCTAGCGGCTTTCGCCGGAGATATGGAAATTTCTGCGTTTATGGAAAGTATCAACTATCACCCAGACTTTAATGAAATAGTGCTTTCTGCTAAGCCATTACGAGATGATAAAGAAACTGAAGGCGTCGAGTTTGTTCCTTATGCAGGTGCAGCGAAAGAATTAATGGAGTTGTTGACCGCGTCATTTGACGATACAATGACACCAATTATGGAGCACAATATGGTAGATCCAGAAAGAGAGATTTGGCTGCTGCAAAAAGACCAGCAGTTAATCGCGACTGCAACGCTTGTGATCGAAGAGAACGCCTTATGGGTAACTGCATTTGCCGTTCATCCGGATCAGCAAGGCCGTGGGTATGGTCAACAGTTTTTAACGTGGTGTCGGCAGTTGGCGTTTCAGCGGGGACTTACGGAAGTGCTGCTAGACGTCGAAACGGATAATGACGCACTATATGTTTACGAAAAATCCGGATTTCAAAGAATACAGACCATTTCTTACTGGAAACACGAAACTGTATAATCAAAAAATCATCCGCATCAGCGAACGATTTTCTGGAGTACGTTGCAACTGACAGTCTACTCAACAAATCAGTTGCTGATTTGTTTGTATTCTTTTTTTATGCCGTCCGGATACGTAACTTCGACTTCAATTTCATCGTCCATCCCTAGATAGTCGACGTTGACATCAAACTCAATAAAGCCGAATGTGTTACCTCCAATATGATTTTGGTCCAAACCACTGTCCGAATGGGGAGGTTGTACGTGATTGTCATTGGTTACAGGGTCAGTTACCTGTTTATCATCTCCACACAGCAAGCAGCCAAACAGAAGATAGCAGTAGAGGCAATGTATTCTTGTTATTAAAAATCATCTGACTTCACCCTTACATTTAGCTTATACTGTGTATATTCCCGGATTTTTAGGGGTTACTCAATTGTTTACAGAAGACCTTACAACTGAGACTAGCAGAGCCTAAGCTGAGAACAAACGGAGTGATTTGAATGAACAATTACGAAAACGGACAAAATATCGCAGCTGCAACCGAAAAGAATATTCGTACAGATTTTAAAGAAAGTATGACCTATGGGGACTACTTGCATTTAGATAAGCTGTTAACAGCACAAGATGGCGTTAGCGGACATCATGATGAAACTTTGTTTATCATCATTCACCAAGTATCAGAACTATGGATGAAGCTAATTTTGCATGAGTTGCAATCAGCTATCGATAACATTACGAAAGACGATTTGCAGCCAGCATTCAAGCAATTGGCAAGGGTATCGCGGATTCAAGCGCAGATTATCCAAGGATGGGACGTCTTGTCTACATTGACCCCTGCTGAATATATGGAGTTTCGTGATGATCTTGGTAACGCCAGTGGATTTCAATCTTATCAATACCGTATGATTGAATTTGCTCTGGGTTATAAAACGAAACACGTATTGAAAATTTATGAAAAAGACGCACCGCTTCACGCACAGCTTGAAAAAGCGTTCAATGCTCCCGGTCTTTACGATGCGGCGATTCAGAAACTGGCAAGAAGTGGATTTGTGATCGATGAAGAAGTATTGCAACGCGATGTCAGTATGGTTTATGAATCTAATGATAGCGTCCGTGAAGCTTGGAAAACGGTTTATCGTGACGTGGATACTTACTGGGAGTTGTATCAATTAGCGGAGAAATTAGTCGATATTGAAGATTGGCTACAGCAATGGCGTTTCCGCCACATGAAGACAGTAGAACGGATTATTGGATTCAAGCAAGGAACTGGAGGTTCATCTGGAGTTAATTACTTGAAAAAAGTATTAGATCAATACTTTTTCCCTGAACTGTGGGAAATACGAACAGATATCTAGGAGGGTTTTTGTGAAAATTTATGCACATAGAGGGTGCTCGGGTAGTTATCCAGAAAATACAGCAGTAGCTTTTCGTGCAGCGGCTGAATTGCCAATCACAGGCGTAGAAATTGATGTTCATTTGACCAAAGATGGTCAAATTGTCGTCATCCACGATGAAAAAGTTAACCGCACGACCAACGGCAAAGGCTACGTAAAAGACTTAACGTTAAAAGAATTAAAAGAGCTTGATTGTGGCTCTTGGTATTCTGAAGAGTGGAGCGATGAAAAAATTCTTACGTTGGACGAAGTGTTCGACATTTTTCAAGAGACCAACCACCGACTGAATATCGAGTTAAAATCGGATGTCTTTCCATATGACGGCTTAGTCGATGGAGTAATTGATTTGGCTGCTAAGCGAGGATTTACGAATCGTGTATTGATTTCTTCTTTTAATCACGAAGACATTCAAACAGTTGTGCAAGGAAAACAAGTGGAAAGTGCTATCCTAACATTTGAAGTAATGGTAGACGTCTATGATTACGCGCGCGTCATTGGGACAAAGCGGATCAATGTTTCCTTGCCATCAGCTTTTAGAAGAATGACTACCGACGCATTGAGAAAAGGCGCGATTGTTTATGTTTATACAGTCAATGACATTAGCTATGCAGAGGAATTACAAAGAATTGGAGTTCATGGCATCTTTACGGATTATCCAGAAAAAATGCTCGCCCATTTTGGGTGAACAACTAAAACTAGCAAGCTGAATAAAATGATATTTATCACAAAAGTGAACGGCAAAAAAGCCGAATTGGATTTTTCCAATTCGGCTTTTTTGAATTACCATTTAGCATAATTCTCCTCGATAGAGCCGAGAAGTTGCGTAATTTTTAGTTTTTTGCCATCAGCATAGCGTACGTAGCCATTGTAATAGCCAAAAAGTTGATGAATTTCCGACTTAACGAGCCGCGCATCATTTGCGGACACACGTTCAAAAAACGGAGAAAAGGTCAATCTGACATCATCAGAAAACCTACTATGAATCAACCAAGGTCTTTTGTAGTCTTGGCGGTCATAGTGAAACAAGACATCTTCATGGATTTTCGTCATCTTACCGTTAACGAAAAAAGCATTTTCTGTCATTCCTGTGCCATCTGTCCACTTGCCGCCTAAATTCAAGCCGATCACTTTTCCGAGCGATCGTTGGGAAGTCATCGCCCAATTCCGAAGAGATTCTCGGGGCCAAACACCTCGTCCGAAGTCCAA is part of the Planococcus kocurii genome and encodes:
- a CDS encoding ABC transporter ATP-binding protein; the encoded protein is MFDAIRRPFGHEPILTKEDLSKNKEKKNERAENWKSTLLRIWKLVDEQRTLLIVVLALVFVSSSLALLGPYLIGFIIDQYIVPQTFAGMGIVVLWLIVVYMGHSASLYLQNFWMVGIAQQVIYRLRTRLFSHLQRLPVTFFDKRQHGELMSRMTNDIENVSSTLNTSFIQVFSSILTLTGTAIVMLTLSPLLTLFTLIIIPLMYISIQWITKRTSRLYKEQQKAIGELNGMIEETISGQKIIKAFSQEPRVMEDFREKSERLRHAGFWAWTYAGFIPKVMNFLNNGSFAVVAGVGGILAFNGSISIGVIVIFTEYSRQFTRPLNDLANQFNTVLSAIAGAERVFSIMDEVEEKDDQVLNVEKKLEGQVVFDQVSFKYEGSEEAWTIRDVSFTVGIGQTVALVGATGAGKTTVMQLLARFYDANKGEIRLDGTPISFMPRETLRKQIAFVLQDPFLFEATVSDNIRYGKLDATDEEVIAAAKGANAHDFIANLPNGYDTILTGDGSMISQGQKQLLSIARALIADPVILLLDEATSSIDTVTELKIQEALEHLMSGRTSFVIAHRLNTVRKADLVLVMEMGKLVESGTQQQLLNKNGIYATMLADAKS
- a CDS encoding GNAT family N-acetyltransferase, which gives rise to MELSLSILSFPVDEQTARDMEQLLSDLPTEHQTVLHPNLWRAADSRGFAVIAYTDQEELIGIAAAADMVGLHHYEWSLFVHPDYRRHSLGTALADGVSHALEQRQAESKLAAFAGDMEISAFMESINYHPDFNEIVLSAKPLRDDKETEGVEFVPYAGAAKELMELLTASFDDTMTPIMEHNMVDPEREIWLLQKDQQLIATATLVIEENALWVTAFAVHPDQQGRGYGQQFLTWCRQLAFQRGLTEVLLDVETDNDALYVYEKSGFQRIQTISYWKHETV
- the kynA gene encoding tryptophan 2,3-dioxygenase, whose amino-acid sequence is MNNYENGQNIAAATEKNIRTDFKESMTYGDYLHLDKLLTAQDGVSGHHDETLFIIIHQVSELWMKLILHELQSAIDNITKDDLQPAFKQLARVSRIQAQIIQGWDVLSTLTPAEYMEFRDDLGNASGFQSYQYRMIEFALGYKTKHVLKIYEKDAPLHAQLEKAFNAPGLYDAAIQKLARSGFVIDEEVLQRDVSMVYESNDSVREAWKTVYRDVDTYWELYQLAEKLVDIEDWLQQWRFRHMKTVERIIGFKQGTGGSSGVNYLKKVLDQYFFPELWEIRTDI
- a CDS encoding glycerophosphodiester phosphodiesterase family protein: MKIYAHRGCSGSYPENTAVAFRAAAELPITGVEIDVHLTKDGQIVVIHDEKVNRTTNGKGYVKDLTLKELKELDCGSWYSEEWSDEKILTLDEVFDIFQETNHRLNIELKSDVFPYDGLVDGVIDLAAKRGFTNRVLISSFNHEDIQTVVQGKQVESAILTFEVMVDVYDYARVIGTKRINVSLPSAFRRMTTDALRKGAIVYVYTVNDISYAEELQRIGVHGIFTDYPEKMLAHFG